Proteins found in one Acinetobacter sp. XH1741 genomic segment:
- a CDS encoding alkaline phosphatase PhoX, which translates to MTTASNHPTRRDILKWFTGIPFLPLGAMATAATLAGCNDSNNDSNVVTPTVNFKNATFTSMAAPSLANPAAMATTTVGSTLSINWEDGSKTDYTLAYKPFFTTGDLVADGKGGKILAGGYVDINNQPIIDKSKPGQERQFFSDCPDGSSLISFKQATGRDFTDADKQALGVTGNPVFHVVQFEYTTRDQSLASMYGLLPSPIAILTLDQDPKTGHLTLIKYHNVDTSKVNGLWITCGASLSPWGTHLSSEEYEPDANNVAGSYLPVFSKNLFGDSTKGNPYHYGHLPEVTVNTDGTGSIKKHYCLGRISHELIQVMPDNRTALMGDDATNGGLFMFVADKEKDLSAGTLYVAKWKQTSGVGAGAGDISWINLGHATSAEVKSWADQYKISDLMDVKTSDPKDASYTKIRYSGKDNWVKLVPGKEREAAFLETHRYAALVGASMGFTKMEGTTVNIKDKIAYSAMSYIQSSMVDKTTDIQVQGPKAGAVYAHTLKGSQVDNNGQLINSEWVSTHMEPPAALVGEDLATADALGNTANADKVANPDNLKFSENLRTLFIGEDSGMHVNNFLWAYNVDTKQLSRILSTPAGAESTGLHAVDAVNDWTYIMSNFQHPGDWESPLHDKVKPTLDPLVRTNFKDRFAAAVGYITADPVAPSVVKK; encoded by the coding sequence ATGACAACTGCTTCTAACCACCCAACACGTCGCGATATTTTAAAATGGTTTACGGGGATTCCTTTTCTTCCTTTAGGTGCGATGGCTACGGCAGCAACGTTAGCAGGCTGTAATGACAGCAATAATGATTCAAACGTTGTTACTCCAACAGTAAACTTTAAAAATGCGACTTTTACCTCAATGGCTGCACCATCTTTAGCTAATCCAGCAGCAATGGCAACCACAACGGTTGGATCAACTCTTTCAATTAACTGGGAAGATGGTTCAAAAACTGACTATACATTAGCGTATAAGCCATTCTTTACAACAGGTGACCTTGTTGCAGACGGTAAAGGTGGGAAAATTTTAGCGGGTGGTTATGTTGATATTAATAATCAGCCAATTATTGATAAATCAAAACCTGGTCAAGAACGTCAATTCTTCTCTGACTGTCCAGATGGAAGCTCTTTAATTAGCTTTAAACAAGCAACAGGCCGTGACTTTACCGATGCAGACAAACAAGCTTTAGGTGTTACGGGTAACCCTGTATTTCACGTAGTTCAGTTTGAATATACGACTCGTGACCAAAGCTTGGCTTCTATGTATGGCTTACTACCATCACCAATTGCAATTTTAACTTTAGACCAAGATCCTAAAACTGGTCATTTAACGCTAATTAAATACCATAATGTCGATACTTCTAAAGTAAACGGCCTATGGATCACTTGTGGTGCAAGTTTATCTCCATGGGGAACTCACCTGTCGAGTGAAGAATATGAACCAGACGCAAACAATGTTGCTGGAAGCTACTTACCAGTATTTAGCAAAAACTTATTCGGCGACAGTACCAAAGGTAATCCTTACCACTACGGTCATTTACCAGAAGTGACTGTAAATACAGATGGTACGGGTTCAATCAAAAAACATTACTGTTTAGGTCGTATCTCTCACGAACTTATTCAAGTGATGCCAGATAACCGCACTGCTTTAATGGGTGATGATGCAACCAATGGTGGTTTATTCATGTTTGTTGCAGATAAAGAAAAAGATTTATCTGCAGGTACATTATATGTCGCTAAATGGAAACAAACCTCAGGCGTAGGTGCTGGTGCGGGTGATATTTCTTGGATTAACCTTGGACATGCAACAAGTGCTGAAGTGAAAAGTTGGGCTGACCAATATAAGATTTCAGACCTGATGGATGTAAAAACTTCTGATCCTAAAGATGCAAGCTATACCAAAATCCGTTATAGCGGTAAAGATAACTGGGTAAAACTTGTACCTGGTAAAGAACGTGAAGCAGCTTTCTTAGAAACGCATCGTTATGCAGCCTTGGTTGGTGCAAGTATGGGCTTTACCAAGATGGAAGGCACAACTGTAAATATCAAAGACAAAATCGCTTACTCTGCGATGTCTTACATCCAGTCTTCGATGGTTGATAAAACAACTGATATTCAAGTACAAGGTCCAAAAGCTGGTGCAGTTTATGCACATACGTTAAAAGGCAGCCAAGTTGATAACAACGGCCAGCTCATTAACAGTGAATGGGTATCAACTCATATGGAACCACCAGCAGCTTTAGTAGGTGAAGACCTAGCAACTGCCGATGCTTTGGGTAATACTGCAAATGCAGATAAAGTTGCCAACCCAGATAACCTTAAGTTCTCTGAAAACTTACGTACGCTGTTTATTGGTGAAGACAGTGGTATGCACGTAAATAACTTCTTATGGGCATACAACGTAGATACCAAACAATTAAGTCGTATCTTATCAACACCTGCCGGTGCGGAATCTACAGGCTTACATGCTGTAGATGCAGTGAATGATTGGACTTACATTATGAGTAACTTCCAGCACCCTGGTGACTGGGAATCTCCATTACACGATAAAGTAAAACCGACTCTTGACCCTCTTGTTCGCACAAACTTCAAGGATCGCTTTGCAGCAGCGGTTGGTTATATTACGGCAGATCCTGTAGCACCATCTGTTGTGAAGAAATAA
- the tatC gene encoding twin-arginine translocase subunit TatC has product MNQLPSTTVNSQENLDQMPIMNHLVVLRRHLFRIVGVTLFLFFCLLPFRNNTYQLLSEPLRLQLPASSSMIATDVTATFMAPFKLNLFVALVLAMPFILYEIWSFVRPALYQKERHLALPLLIGSIVLFYAGVAFAYYITLPAILHFFISVSPETVAPMTDINSYLSFCLKLFLVFGVTFEIPIATLLLILIGVVNTQSLAEKRRFIVVGCFFVAMFITPPDAISMVMLAIPMWLLFELGLLFGRILEKRKSHSTE; this is encoded by the coding sequence ATGAACCAACTGCCTTCAACCACTGTAAATAGTCAAGAAAACTTAGACCAGATGCCAATCATGAATCATTTGGTGGTTTTAAGACGCCATTTATTCAGGATTGTAGGGGTAACATTATTCTTATTTTTTTGTTTACTACCCTTTCGAAATAATACTTACCAATTATTATCTGAGCCTTTAAGGTTACAACTTCCTGCTTCATCATCAATGATTGCAACGGATGTTACAGCAACCTTCATGGCGCCATTTAAACTCAATTTATTTGTTGCACTTGTGCTTGCAATGCCATTTATTCTTTATGAAATATGGTCTTTTGTTCGCCCAGCACTTTATCAAAAAGAACGCCATTTAGCGCTTCCATTGTTGATTGGTAGTATCGTTCTATTTTATGCAGGTGTAGCGTTTGCATATTATATTACTCTGCCTGCGATACTGCATTTCTTTATTAGCGTTTCACCTGAAACCGTCGCACCAATGACTGATATTAATAGCTACTTAAGTTTCTGTTTAAAGCTATTTTTAGTTTTTGGCGTGACTTTTGAAATTCCTATCGCGACCTTGTTACTCATTTTAATTGGTGTAGTAAATACCCAAAGCCTTGCTGAAAAAAGACGTTTTATTGTTGTGGGATGTTTTTTTGTAGCCATGTTTATTACCCCACCTGACGCAATTTCAATGGTGATGTTAGCTATTCCTATGTGGTTACTTTTTGAATTAGGACTACTCTTCGGCAGAATTCTTGAAAAAAGAAAAAGCCACTCTACTGAATAA
- the tatB gene encoding Sec-independent protein translocase protein TatB, with product MLDVGMTELLCFAIIAILVLGPDKLPEAARFAGRWYVRLKRYITNLQNEIDQELRLSEFRKEMQEELNRIEALERKVQQQLEEIQKQQLSEHQEVTEAPKTTQKPIRKCIPISDHYKVPYLKKLTPLVTADISETSPVELKIAV from the coding sequence ATGCTTGATGTAGGAATGACAGAGCTACTCTGTTTTGCAATTATTGCAATTTTGGTTTTAGGTCCAGATAAGCTTCCCGAGGCTGCACGCTTTGCAGGTCGTTGGTATGTTCGTCTAAAACGCTATATTACGAATCTGCAAAACGAGATTGATCAAGAGCTGCGTCTTTCTGAGTTCCGTAAAGAAATGCAAGAGGAACTTAACCGCATTGAAGCATTGGAGCGAAAAGTACAACAACAGCTTGAAGAAATACAAAAACAGCAGCTTTCAGAACACCAAGAAGTCACTGAAGCGCCAAAAACAACACAAAAGCCTATTCGGAAATGTATTCCTATATCAGATCATTACAAAGTGCCGTACCTTAAAAAGCTTACGCCTTTGGTTACAGCTGATATCTCAGAAACATCTCCGGTTGAATTGAAGATTGCCGTATGA
- a CDS encoding Sec-independent protein translocase subunit TatA, with amino-acid sequence MAGLSIWHVVIFAIVVILLFGTSKLKNIGKDVGGAVKDFKKSVREEDETGTLNSPRTIDAQVKTSESTSVKS; translated from the coding sequence ATGGCTGGTTTATCTATTTGGCATGTCGTTATTTTCGCAATTGTCGTTATTTTATTGTTCGGTACATCTAAATTAAAAAACATCGGTAAAGATGTAGGCGGTGCGGTAAAAGACTTTAAAAAATCAGTTCGCGAAGAAGATGAAACTGGAACTTTAAATAGCCCTCGTACGATCGATGCCCAAGTTAAAACATCTGAAAGTACTTCTGTGAAAAGCTAA
- a CDS encoding permease codes for MALLLPILAFITGLFLAQTSIAETVKPILSAWLARLLIPIVIIYNMVFYQSGSLSLMLFSFGSAFIIFFAYLVLFKDRLLALCVSYTNIGWLGFPFAMALFGPKATAPIVALYIGMSLFGNAWAVTAVTTEPQSKLNILKKVLTSPPCISIFCAVVLRLLGAQHIEHPAIHWIYDVAKFAMTFAGMCVLGMWLRRTRVYAKDLIYSTKAQAFKIACGLILCGLTYRFLPIPNISQQIGVMFLMFCLPPAANIVALETHYQGTGRSAAYIASGTIVSCVCIAIYAVFLHLFV; via the coding sequence GTGGCATTACTACTGCCGATATTGGCATTTATTACAGGACTTTTTCTTGCTCAGACCTCCATTGCAGAAACCGTAAAACCTATTCTTTCAGCTTGGCTTGCGCGGTTACTCATTCCGATTGTGATTATTTACAACATGGTCTTTTATCAATCGGGAAGCTTGAGTTTAATGCTCTTTAGCTTTGGCTCTGCGTTTATTATTTTCTTTGCCTATTTAGTTCTATTTAAAGACCGTTTATTGGCGCTTTGCGTAAGTTATACCAATATTGGATGGCTAGGTTTTCCTTTTGCCATGGCTTTATTTGGCCCTAAAGCGACTGCTCCGATAGTTGCTTTATATATTGGGATGTCGCTTTTTGGCAATGCTTGGGCTGTGACCGCTGTAACAACGGAACCGCAAAGCAAGCTCAACATATTAAAAAAGGTTTTAACTTCTCCACCTTGTATCTCGATATTCTGTGCTGTGGTGCTTAGACTTTTAGGTGCTCAACATATTGAACATCCTGCTATACACTGGATTTATGATGTTGCTAAATTTGCAATGACTTTTGCAGGTATGTGTGTACTCGGAATGTGGCTACGCCGTACCAGAGTTTATGCAAAAGATTTAATTTACAGTACAAAAGCTCAAGCTTTTAAGATCGCGTGTGGCTTGATTCTATGTGGATTAACTTATAGATTTTTACCCATTCCAAATATAAGCCAGCAAATAGGGGTAATGTTTTTAATGTTCTGCCTGCCGCCAGCAGCCAATATTGTCGCGTTAGAGACACATTATCAAGGAACAGGAAGATCTGCGGCTTATATCGCTTCAGGCACGATTGTGAGTTGTGTGTGTATTGCGATTTATGCAGTGTTTTTGCACTTGTTCGTCTAA
- the rdgB gene encoding RdgB/HAM1 family non-canonical purine NTP pyrophosphatase produces MSTPHWFDQGSLVLASNNKGKVAEFEKLFEQLKLPVEIIPQGRLNIPDAIEDGLSFIENAIIKARHASKISGKPAMADDSGICVPVLGGAPGIYSARYAGEHGDDAANNAKLLNDLLPYRKNGEVIEGMFVCVLALVTHAEDPLPQIFQGIWHGEILEAARGENGFGYDPLFWLPELQVSSAELSKEDKNKISHRGHAMQLFRESLQK; encoded by the coding sequence ATGTCTACCCCACATTGGTTTGATCAGGGCAGTTTAGTTCTTGCCAGCAATAACAAAGGTAAAGTCGCAGAGTTTGAAAAACTTTTTGAACAGCTCAAGTTACCTGTAGAAATTATTCCTCAAGGTCGCCTTAATATTCCAGATGCTATTGAAGACGGCTTAAGCTTTATTGAAAATGCCATTATTAAAGCGCGTCATGCCTCTAAAATTTCAGGTAAACCTGCGATGGCTGACGACTCAGGCATTTGTGTCCCTGTATTAGGCGGCGCACCTGGTATTTATTCGGCACGTTATGCTGGAGAACATGGTGATGATGCAGCGAATAATGCAAAATTATTAAATGATCTTTTACCTTACCGTAAAAATGGTGAAGTGATTGAAGGTATGTTTGTATGCGTACTTGCTTTAGTGACTCATGCTGAAGATCCATTACCACAAATTTTCCAAGGTATCTGGCACGGCGAAATTTTAGAAGCTGCGCGCGGTGAAAATGGTTTTGGCTATGACCCACTGTTCTGGTTGCCTGAGCTACAAGTGTCTAGTGCTGAACTTTCTAAAGAAGACAAAAATAAGATTAGTCATCGTGGACACGCGATGCAGTTATTTAGAGAAAGTTTGCAGAAGTAA
- a CDS encoding tetratricopeptide repeat protein: MKKTLFSTLIAGLLSMQAHADYIAQPQSVASQAARFSTMGVHDLQKAAQAGQAGAQFYLGTRYQHGKDVAKDDKQAFTWFKAAADQGLSPAQLNVGRMYADGIGVKKDESMARKYFEKAASNGDNRASYNLAMMEEQKKNYVGAYQWYELSTRDGMLDNKVISLSEGKKTALAANLTQEQIRTARDRADKWIQAQ; the protein is encoded by the coding sequence ATGAAAAAGACATTATTTAGCACACTAATTGCAGGACTGCTAAGTATGCAGGCTCATGCAGATTATATCGCCCAGCCACAATCGGTTGCGAGCCAGGCTGCGCGCTTTTCTACAATGGGGGTTCATGACCTTCAAAAAGCGGCTCAAGCTGGCCAAGCTGGCGCACAGTTTTATCTTGGTACACGTTACCAACACGGTAAAGATGTAGCAAAAGATGATAAACAAGCATTTACTTGGTTTAAAGCTGCTGCTGACCAAGGTCTATCACCAGCCCAGTTAAATGTGGGCCGTATGTACGCTGATGGTATTGGCGTTAAGAAAGATGAGTCTATGGCTCGTAAATATTTCGAAAAAGCGGCAAGCAATGGTGATAACCGTGCAAGCTATAATCTCGCGATGATGGAAGAGCAAAAGAAAAACTACGTTGGTGCTTACCAGTGGTATGAGCTTTCAACTCGTGATGGCATGCTCGACAATAAAGTAATCAGCCTATCTGAAGGTAAGAAAACTGCGCTTGCAGCAAACTTAACTCAAGAACAAATTCGTACAGCACGTGACCGTGCAGACAAATGGATTCAAGCACAATAA
- the metW gene encoding methionine biosynthesis protein MetW, translated as MRIDQQLAEKWIKPGSSVLDLGCGDGELLAHMSQKHQIRAYGLEIDQEKIAIAVSRGLNIIQQDLNLGLSRFADQSFDYVVMAQALQAVDAPDVLLRDMVRVGKQAIITFPNFAHWKTRSFLALKGMMPVSDALPYMWYNTPNIHLCTFKDFEALCAENQIQIINRLAVNGNQQGSLLSKHVPNLFGEVAIYRVSAL; from the coding sequence ATGCGTATTGATCAACAACTGGCAGAAAAGTGGATTAAACCTGGCTCAAGCGTACTCGATTTAGGGTGTGGTGACGGCGAATTACTCGCTCATATGAGCCAAAAGCATCAAATTCGTGCTTATGGTTTAGAAATTGATCAAGAAAAGATTGCAATTGCCGTCAGTCGCGGGTTAAATATTATTCAACAAGATTTGAATCTCGGTTTGAGTCGTTTTGCTGACCAGTCTTTTGACTATGTGGTCATGGCACAGGCGTTGCAAGCCGTAGATGCACCCGATGTTTTATTAAGAGACATGGTGCGTGTAGGTAAACAGGCTATTATTACTTTTCCGAACTTTGCACACTGGAAGACTCGCTCTTTTCTAGCATTAAAAGGAATGATGCCTGTATCGGATGCTCTACCATATATGTGGTATAACACCCCCAACATTCATTTATGTACGTTTAAAGATTTCGAAGCACTGTGTGCGGAAAATCAAATACAAATTATTAATCGACTCGCCGTCAATGGAAACCAGCAGGGAAGCCTGTTAAGCAAACATGTTCCGAATTTGTTTGGTGAAGTCGCTATTTATCGAGTGAGTGCACTATGA
- a CDS encoding homoserine O-acetyltransferase has protein sequence MSFPADSVGLVTPQKFQFDEPLHLECDRVLPRFELMVETYGALNADKSNAILICHALSGHHHAAGYHHEDDKKAGWWDSCIGPGKAIDTNKFFVVSLNNIGGCSGSTGPTSPNPENDNRPYGPDFPLVTVRDWVKTQAMLSDRLGIDVWYAVVGGSLGGMQALQWSVDYPDRLQKCVVIASAPKLSAQNIAFNEVARQSILSDPDFHHGRYLENDSYPKRGLILARMVGHITYLSEEAMKQKFGRDLKSGKFMYGFDVEFQVESYLRYQGEQFSRNFDANTYLIMTKALDYFDPSREYGHSLTEAMGKTKCQFLIVSFTTDWRFAPSRSQEIVDALITNHKPVSYLDIDAEQGHDSFLFPIPLYVKTLRAFLGGEEHLKSTSLEAS, from the coding sequence GTGTCTTTTCCAGCTGATTCAGTGGGGTTAGTCACTCCGCAAAAGTTCCAATTTGACGAACCATTACACCTTGAATGTGATCGTGTTTTACCACGTTTTGAACTAATGGTCGAAACTTACGGTGCTTTAAATGCAGATAAATCAAATGCTATTTTAATCTGTCATGCCCTTTCTGGACATCATCATGCGGCAGGTTATCACCACGAAGATGATAAAAAAGCTGGATGGTGGGATAGCTGTATTGGCCCGGGTAAGGCAATCGACACGAATAAGTTTTTTGTAGTTTCGCTCAATAATATTGGTGGATGTAGCGGTTCAACTGGGCCAACATCACCAAATCCTGAAAATGACAATCGCCCGTATGGACCAGATTTCCCATTAGTGACAGTACGCGACTGGGTAAAAACTCAAGCCATGCTTTCTGACCGTTTAGGTATAGATGTCTGGTATGCGGTGGTTGGCGGATCATTAGGGGGCATGCAAGCACTACAATGGTCGGTAGACTATCCTGACCGCTTACAAAAATGTGTTGTTATTGCCAGCGCACCAAAACTTTCAGCACAGAATATTGCTTTTAATGAGGTGGCACGTCAGTCAATCTTGTCTGACCCAGATTTCCATCATGGCCGTTATTTAGAAAATGATAGTTATCCGAAGCGTGGTCTAATTTTGGCTAGAATGGTCGGCCATATCACTTATCTTTCTGAAGAAGCCATGAAGCAAAAATTTGGTCGTGATTTAAAATCCGGCAAATTTATGTATGGTTTTGATGTCGAGTTTCAGGTCGAAAGCTATCTTCGTTATCAAGGTGAACAGTTCAGCCGTAACTTTGATGCCAACACTTATCTCATTATGACCAAAGCTTTGGATTATTTTGACCCATCACGTGAATACGGCCATTCGTTAACTGAAGCAATGGGTAAAACTAAATGCCAGTTCTTGATTGTCTCTTTCACAACTGACTGGCGTTTTGCCCCAAGTCGTTCACAAGAAATTGTAGATGCACTCATAACCAACCATAAGCCTGTCAGTTATCTCGATATTGATGCTGAACAAGGTCATGATTCATTTTTATTCCCGATTCCACTGTATGTCAAAACACTGCGCGCTTTCTTAGGCGGTGAAGAACATTTAAAATCGACATCACTGGAGGCAAGCTAA